From the genome of Denticeps clupeoides chromosome 4, fDenClu1.1, whole genome shotgun sequence, one region includes:
- the nyap2b gene encoding neuronal tyrosine-phosphorylated phosphoinositide-3-kinase adapter 2 isoform X2 — protein sequence MSTKEEETLRFFQYVEHSGLRAYNGLISQKHNHVRNEKKRAHFQEKNDKKRKQEEVTKRTEDDIVTEGKHLRMVSMTMPAPPERVAPSCGPGFAVRSQSLHSVGGGEEDGSPTSRRQPPPKPRRDPNTKLSISSETVDLASITCRNGNLERCDASQGCSEDCRRVPPPKPKRNPNTQLSTSFDESYIRTHGSKGSPPGSQDSLDSSPPQPGAEFCRAQSQSPCGQDINSEEPVYIEMSGNVAREQMRSEDEEPGEAVYEEMKYPAGEEMDSRCWELSGYRSQCPTPCPSLDPEPLSRCTTPRGTPLCDIPAPFPNLLTHRPPLLVFPPTPAQCSPNSDESPLTPMDVTKLPMLENGSYSKSPTSSSSMEAPGSSSSSSSSHMRRAERELTATPTITVSGRSSAPPLPCTLYKTSNHASGHGYQRSHSACPSPVSMGRCLTPLSLMRAPPFDGPFTGTGLPRSASATPHGKGSPPHDNTVGGRLHGSMQNVSMGRSRTPTSPLDELTNLFTTGRNMLKKNSSGRKSKEPGESESKGRCHTSESKREGKERGHHSKESKREAKERSHSSKEQRRDSKDRGCSNPEPIPRRDSKDRGSSNPEPIPRRDSKDRGSSNPEPIPRRDSKDRVCSNPEPIPRRDSKDRVCSNPEPLPRRDSKDRVCSNPEPIPRRDSKDRGSSNPEPIPRRDSKDRGSSNPEPLARRDSKDRVCSNPEPLPRRDSKDRVCSNPEPLPRRDSKDRPASNVEPLPRRDSKDRGTNINELRPRRDSKDRGCNGADVLTRQDSKEMVRNGTDPRRDGKERGSLEVLSRHSNKDPTKNGLEKLRDSKDGGWGDFDSRRDCKDRSVLSTDCRRGSKDRNSNTTDLFPRRDFKERSGHGTDALTRLEGKDRDNHSIEGSKANEWDAIPVQPSVATPSHIGRSSASPTTNSDMKTVPRSPSMPVPPSPNGTPQKQHQEPLQSQMLPMPWVCGDSTMMEMIERKQRLCREIRSRQRPANRSPCKQESLPIVPTWKKSNGAKTYGPPPYPSQTTIFWDTAI from the exons ATGAGCACTAAGGAGGAAGAGACTCTAAGGTTTTTCCAGTATGTTGAGCACAGTGGACTTCGAGCCTACAATGGATTGATCTCTCAGAAGCACAATCACGTAAGGAATGAGAAAAAGCGTGCTCACTTTCAGGAGAAAAAcgacaaaaagagaaagcaggaagaAGTCACTAAAAG GACGGAAGACGACATTGTAACTGAAGGAAAGCACTTGCGTATGGTCTCCATGACGATGCCAGCCCCCCCAGAGCGTGTAGCACCCTCTTGTGGACCGGGCTTTGCCGTGCGCTCCCAGTCACTGCACTCTGTTGGGGGTGGTGAGGAGGACGGTAGCCCAACCTCGCGCAGGCAGCCCCCTCCCAAACCTAGAAGAGATCCCAATACAAAGCTCAGCATCTCTTCCGAGACGGTGGACCTCGCCTCAATAACCTGCAGGAATGGGAATCTGGAGAGGTGTGATG CATCACAGGGCTGCAGTGAGGACTGCAGAAGAGTTCCCCCTCCCAAGCCCAAGAGGAACCCCAACACCCAGCTGAGCACTTCGTTTGATGAATCCTACATCAGGACACATGGCTCCAAGGGTTCTCCACCAGGCTCGCAAGACTCACTGGACAGCTCCCCGCCACAGCCAGGAGCAGAGTTCTGCCGTGCCCAGTCTCAGAGCCCTTGTGGGCAAGATATAAACTCTGAGGAGCCTGTCTATATAGAAATGTCAGGTAATGTTGCCCGGGAGCAGATGCGGAGCGAAGATGAAGAGCCTGGCGAGGCCGTGTATGAGGAGATGAAGTACCCAGCCGGGGAGGAGATGGACTCTCGTTGCTGGGAGCTATCAGGCTATCGTTCCCAGTGCCCGACACCATGCCCTTCCCTGGACCCTGAACCCTTGAGCCGCTGTACCACACCACGAGGCACGCCCCTCTGTGATATTCCCGCACCCTTCCCAAACCTCCTCACCCATCGGCCACCGTTGCTGGTCTTCCCCCCAACCCCAGCGCAGTGTTCACCAAATTCTGATGAGTCCCCCCTCACCCCCATGGATGTGACTAAGCTGCCCATGCTTGAGAATGGCTCCTACAGCAAATCCCCCACTTCCTCTTCATCTATGGAGGCACCtggttcctcttcctcctcttcttcctctcacATGCGGCGGGCTGAGAGGGAGTTGACAGCCACACCCACAATCACGGTATCAGGCCGCTCTTCTGCGCCACCCCTCCCATGCACCCTGTACAAGACGTCAAACCACGCCTCTGGTCATGGGTACCAGCGCAGCCACTCTGCTTGTCCATCACCTGTCAGCATGGGCCGTTGCCTCACTCCCCTCAGTCTGATGAGGGCTCCACCCTTTGATGGGCCCTTCACTGGAACCGGGTTGCCGCGGAGTGCCTCAGCTACACCCCATGGGAAGGGCTCTCCTCCTCATGACAATACAGTTGGGGGCAGGCTTCATGGCTCCATGCAGAATGTGTCCATGGGCCGTTCAAGGACCCCGACCAGCCCTTTGGATGAGCTCACCAACCTCTTTACCACTGGCAGGAACATGCTGAAGAAGAACTCCAGTGGCAGGAAGTCCAAAGAGCCAGGAGAAA gtgAATCCAAAGGAAGGTGCCACACCTCAGAGTCTAAAAGGGAGGGCAAAGAGCGGGGACACCACAGTAAGGAGTCCAAGCGAGAGGCCAAGGAACGGAGCCACAGCTCTAAAGAACAGAGACGTGACAGCAAAGACCGAGGCTGCAGCAATCCAGAACCCATCCCTCGACGAGACAGCAAAGACCGAGGCTCCAGCAACCCAGAACCCATCCCTCGAAGAGACAGCAAAGACCGAGGCTCCAGCAACCCAGAACCCATCCCTCGACGAGACAGCAAAGATCGAGTCTGCAGCAATCCAGAACCCATCCCTCGACGAGACAGCAAAGATCGAGTCTGCAGCAATCCAGAACCTCTCCCTCGACGAGACAGCAAAGATCGAGTCTGCAGCAATCCAGAACCCATCCCTCGACGAGACAGCAAAGACCGAGGCTCCAGCAATCCAGAACCCATCCCTCGACGAGACAGCAAAGACCGAGGCTCCAGCAATCCAGAACCTCTCGCTCGACGTGACAGCAAAGATCGAGTCTGCAGCAACCCTGAACCTCTCCCTCGACGTGACAGCAAAGATCGAGTCTGCAGCAACCCTGAACCTCTCCCTCGACGTGACAGCAAAGACAGGCCAGCCAGCAACGTGGAGCCCTTACCACGCCGTGACAGCAAAGACAGAGGGACTAACATCAATGAACTCCGGCCACGACGCGACAGTAAAGACAGAGGCTGTAATGGGGCAGATGTATTGACAAGACAGGACAGTAAAGAAATGGTCAGGAATGGAACTGATCCCAGGCGTGATGGCAAAGAAAGAGGCTCTTTGGAAGTCCTGTCCAGACACAGTAACAAGGACCCAACCAAAAATGGTCTAGAAAAGCTGCGTGACAGCAAAGATGGAGGCTGGGGTGACTTTGATTCTAGACGTGACTGTAAAGACAGGAGTGTTCTGAGCACAGACTGTCGAAGGGGAAGCAAAGACAGGAACAGCAACACCACAGATTTATTTCCTCGGCGTGATTTTAAAGAGAGAAGTGGGCATGGCACAGACGCCTTGACTAGACTTGAAGGTAAAGACAGGGACAACCACAGCATTGAAGGCTCCAAGGCAAATGAATGGGATGCAATACCTGTGCAACCATCTGTAGCAACACCCAGTCATATTGGACGGTCCTCTGCCAGCCCAACTACAAACTCTG ATATGAAGACAGTTCCTAGATCCCCCTCTATGCCTGTGCCACCTTCACccaatggcacaccccagaaaCAACATCAAGAACCCCTGCAGAGCCAG ATGCTTCCCATGCCCTGGGTGTGTGGAGACAGCACAATGATGGAGATGATTGAACGTAAGCAGCGCCTCTGTCGGGAGATAAGATCTCGACAACGACCAGCCAACCGGAGCCCATGTAAGCAAGAGAGCCTCCCTATTGTGCCCACCTGGAAGAAGAGCAATGGGGCTAAGACATATGGCCCTCCCCCCTACCCCAGTCAAACCACTATATTCTGGGACACTGCTATCTGA
- the nyap2b gene encoding neuronal tyrosine-phosphorylated phosphoinositide-3-kinase adapter 2 isoform X3, protein MSTKEEETLRFFQYVEHSGLRAYNGLISQKHNHVRNEKKRAHFQEKNDKKRKQEEVTKRTEDDIVTEGKHLRMVSMTMPAPPERVAPSCGPGFAVRSQSLHSVGGGEEDGSPTSRRQPPPKPRRDPNTKLSISSETVDLASITCRNGNLERCDASQGCSEDCRRVPPPKPKRNPNTQLSTSFDESYIRTHGSKGSPPGSQDSLDSSPPQPGAEFCRAQSQSPCGQDINSEEPVYIEMSGNVAREQMRSEDEEPGEAVYEEMKYPAGEEMDSRCWELSGYRSQCPTPCPSLDPEPLSRCTTPRGTPLCDIPAPFPNLLTHRPPLLVFPPTPAQCSPNSDESPLTPMDVTKLPMLENGSYSKSPTSSSSMEAPGSSSSSSSSHMRRAERELTATPTITVSGRSSAPPLPCTLYKTSNHASGHGYQRSHSACPSPVSMGRCLTPLSLMRAPPFDGPFTGTGLPRSASATPHGKGSPPHDNTVGGRLHGSMQNVSMGRSRTPTSPLDELTNLFTTGRNMLKKNSSGRKSKEPGESESKGRCHTSESKREGKERGHHSKESKREAKERSHSSKEQRRDSKDRVCSNPEPIPRRDSKDRGSSNPEPIPRRDSKDRGSSNPEPLARRDSKDRVCSNPEPLPRRDSKDRVCSNPEPLPRRDSKDRPASNVEPLPRRDSKDRGTNINELRPRRDSKDRGCNGADVLTRQDSKEMVRNGTDPRRDGKERGSLEVLSRHSNKDPTKNGLEKLRDSKDGGWGDFDSRRDCKDRSVLSTDCRRGSKDRNSNTTDLFPRRDFKERSGHGTDALTRLEGKDRDNHSIEGSKANEWDAIPVQPSVATPSHIGRSSASPTTNSDMKTVPRSPSMPVPPSPNGTPQKQHQEPLQSQQMLPMPWVCGDSTMMEMIERKQRLCREIRSRQRPANRSPCKQESLPIVPTWKKSNGAKTYGPPPYPSQTTIFWDTAI, encoded by the exons ATGAGCACTAAGGAGGAAGAGACTCTAAGGTTTTTCCAGTATGTTGAGCACAGTGGACTTCGAGCCTACAATGGATTGATCTCTCAGAAGCACAATCACGTAAGGAATGAGAAAAAGCGTGCTCACTTTCAGGAGAAAAAcgacaaaaagagaaagcaggaagaAGTCACTAAAAG GACGGAAGACGACATTGTAACTGAAGGAAAGCACTTGCGTATGGTCTCCATGACGATGCCAGCCCCCCCAGAGCGTGTAGCACCCTCTTGTGGACCGGGCTTTGCCGTGCGCTCCCAGTCACTGCACTCTGTTGGGGGTGGTGAGGAGGACGGTAGCCCAACCTCGCGCAGGCAGCCCCCTCCCAAACCTAGAAGAGATCCCAATACAAAGCTCAGCATCTCTTCCGAGACGGTGGACCTCGCCTCAATAACCTGCAGGAATGGGAATCTGGAGAGGTGTGATG CATCACAGGGCTGCAGTGAGGACTGCAGAAGAGTTCCCCCTCCCAAGCCCAAGAGGAACCCCAACACCCAGCTGAGCACTTCGTTTGATGAATCCTACATCAGGACACATGGCTCCAAGGGTTCTCCACCAGGCTCGCAAGACTCACTGGACAGCTCCCCGCCACAGCCAGGAGCAGAGTTCTGCCGTGCCCAGTCTCAGAGCCCTTGTGGGCAAGATATAAACTCTGAGGAGCCTGTCTATATAGAAATGTCAGGTAATGTTGCCCGGGAGCAGATGCGGAGCGAAGATGAAGAGCCTGGCGAGGCCGTGTATGAGGAGATGAAGTACCCAGCCGGGGAGGAGATGGACTCTCGTTGCTGGGAGCTATCAGGCTATCGTTCCCAGTGCCCGACACCATGCCCTTCCCTGGACCCTGAACCCTTGAGCCGCTGTACCACACCACGAGGCACGCCCCTCTGTGATATTCCCGCACCCTTCCCAAACCTCCTCACCCATCGGCCACCGTTGCTGGTCTTCCCCCCAACCCCAGCGCAGTGTTCACCAAATTCTGATGAGTCCCCCCTCACCCCCATGGATGTGACTAAGCTGCCCATGCTTGAGAATGGCTCCTACAGCAAATCCCCCACTTCCTCTTCATCTATGGAGGCACCtggttcctcttcctcctcttcttcctctcacATGCGGCGGGCTGAGAGGGAGTTGACAGCCACACCCACAATCACGGTATCAGGCCGCTCTTCTGCGCCACCCCTCCCATGCACCCTGTACAAGACGTCAAACCACGCCTCTGGTCATGGGTACCAGCGCAGCCACTCTGCTTGTCCATCACCTGTCAGCATGGGCCGTTGCCTCACTCCCCTCAGTCTGATGAGGGCTCCACCCTTTGATGGGCCCTTCACTGGAACCGGGTTGCCGCGGAGTGCCTCAGCTACACCCCATGGGAAGGGCTCTCCTCCTCATGACAATACAGTTGGGGGCAGGCTTCATGGCTCCATGCAGAATGTGTCCATGGGCCGTTCAAGGACCCCGACCAGCCCTTTGGATGAGCTCACCAACCTCTTTACCACTGGCAGGAACATGCTGAAGAAGAACTCCAGTGGCAGGAAGTCCAAAGAGCCAGGAGAAA gtgAATCCAAAGGAAGGTGCCACACCTCAGAGTCTAAAAGGGAGGGCAAAGAGCGGGGACACCACAGTAAGGAGTCCAAGCGAGAGGCCAAGGAACGGAGCCACAGCTCTAAAGAACAGAGACGTGACAGCAAAGACCGAG TCTGCAGCAATCCAGAACCCATCCCTCGACGAGACAGCAAAGACCGAGGCTCCAGCAATCCAGAACCCATCCCTCGACGAGACAGCAAAGACCGAGGCTCCAGCAATCCAGAACCTCTCGCTCGACGTGACAGCAAAGATCGAGTCTGCAGCAACCCTGAACCTCTCCCTCGACGTGACAGCAAAGATCGAGTCTGCAGCAACCCTGAACCTCTCCCTCGACGTGACAGCAAAGACAGGCCAGCCAGCAACGTGGAGCCCTTACCACGCCGTGACAGCAAAGACAGAGGGACTAACATCAATGAACTCCGGCCACGACGCGACAGTAAAGACAGAGGCTGTAATGGGGCAGATGTATTGACAAGACAGGACAGTAAAGAAATGGTCAGGAATGGAACTGATCCCAGGCGTGATGGCAAAGAAAGAGGCTCTTTGGAAGTCCTGTCCAGACACAGTAACAAGGACCCAACCAAAAATGGTCTAGAAAAGCTGCGTGACAGCAAAGATGGAGGCTGGGGTGACTTTGATTCTAGACGTGACTGTAAAGACAGGAGTGTTCTGAGCACAGACTGTCGAAGGGGAAGCAAAGACAGGAACAGCAACACCACAGATTTATTTCCTCGGCGTGATTTTAAAGAGAGAAGTGGGCATGGCACAGACGCCTTGACTAGACTTGAAGGTAAAGACAGGGACAACCACAGCATTGAAGGCTCCAAGGCAAATGAATGGGATGCAATACCTGTGCAACCATCTGTAGCAACACCCAGTCATATTGGACGGTCCTCTGCCAGCCCAACTACAAACTCTG ATATGAAGACAGTTCCTAGATCCCCCTCTATGCCTGTGCCACCTTCACccaatggcacaccccagaaaCAACATCAAGAACCCCTGCAGAGCCAG CAGATGCTTCCCATGCCCTGGGTGTGTGGAGACAGCACAATGATGGAGATGATTGAACGTAAGCAGCGCCTCTGTCGGGAGATAAGATCTCGACAACGACCAGCCAACCGGAGCCCATGTAAGCAAGAGAGCCTCCCTATTGTGCCCACCTGGAAGAAGAGCAATGGGGCTAAGACATATGGCCCTCCCCCCTACCCCAGTCAAACCACTATATTCTGGGACACTGCTATCTGA
- the nyap2b gene encoding neuronal tyrosine-phosphorylated phosphoinositide-3-kinase adapter 2 isoform X1 — translation MSTKEEETLRFFQYVEHSGLRAYNGLISQKHNHVRNEKKRAHFQEKNDKKRKQEEVTKRTEDDIVTEGKHLRMVSMTMPAPPERVAPSCGPGFAVRSQSLHSVGGGEEDGSPTSRRQPPPKPRRDPNTKLSISSETVDLASITCRNGNLERCDASQGCSEDCRRVPPPKPKRNPNTQLSTSFDESYIRTHGSKGSPPGSQDSLDSSPPQPGAEFCRAQSQSPCGQDINSEEPVYIEMSGNVAREQMRSEDEEPGEAVYEEMKYPAGEEMDSRCWELSGYRSQCPTPCPSLDPEPLSRCTTPRGTPLCDIPAPFPNLLTHRPPLLVFPPTPAQCSPNSDESPLTPMDVTKLPMLENGSYSKSPTSSSSMEAPGSSSSSSSSHMRRAERELTATPTITVSGRSSAPPLPCTLYKTSNHASGHGYQRSHSACPSPVSMGRCLTPLSLMRAPPFDGPFTGTGLPRSASATPHGKGSPPHDNTVGGRLHGSMQNVSMGRSRTPTSPLDELTNLFTTGRNMLKKNSSGRKSKEPGESESKGRCHTSESKREGKERGHHSKESKREAKERSHSSKEQRRDSKDRGCSNPEPIPRRDSKDRGSSNPEPIPRRDSKDRGSSNPEPIPRRDSKDRVCSNPEPIPRRDSKDRVCSNPEPLPRRDSKDRVCSNPEPIPRRDSKDRGSSNPEPIPRRDSKDRGSSNPEPLARRDSKDRVCSNPEPLPRRDSKDRVCSNPEPLPRRDSKDRPASNVEPLPRRDSKDRGTNINELRPRRDSKDRGCNGADVLTRQDSKEMVRNGTDPRRDGKERGSLEVLSRHSNKDPTKNGLEKLRDSKDGGWGDFDSRRDCKDRSVLSTDCRRGSKDRNSNTTDLFPRRDFKERSGHGTDALTRLEGKDRDNHSIEGSKANEWDAIPVQPSVATPSHIGRSSASPTTNSDMKTVPRSPSMPVPPSPNGTPQKQHQEPLQSQQMLPMPWVCGDSTMMEMIERKQRLCREIRSRQRPANRSPCKQESLPIVPTWKKSNGAKTYGPPPYPSQTTIFWDTAI, via the exons ATGAGCACTAAGGAGGAAGAGACTCTAAGGTTTTTCCAGTATGTTGAGCACAGTGGACTTCGAGCCTACAATGGATTGATCTCTCAGAAGCACAATCACGTAAGGAATGAGAAAAAGCGTGCTCACTTTCAGGAGAAAAAcgacaaaaagagaaagcaggaagaAGTCACTAAAAG GACGGAAGACGACATTGTAACTGAAGGAAAGCACTTGCGTATGGTCTCCATGACGATGCCAGCCCCCCCAGAGCGTGTAGCACCCTCTTGTGGACCGGGCTTTGCCGTGCGCTCCCAGTCACTGCACTCTGTTGGGGGTGGTGAGGAGGACGGTAGCCCAACCTCGCGCAGGCAGCCCCCTCCCAAACCTAGAAGAGATCCCAATACAAAGCTCAGCATCTCTTCCGAGACGGTGGACCTCGCCTCAATAACCTGCAGGAATGGGAATCTGGAGAGGTGTGATG CATCACAGGGCTGCAGTGAGGACTGCAGAAGAGTTCCCCCTCCCAAGCCCAAGAGGAACCCCAACACCCAGCTGAGCACTTCGTTTGATGAATCCTACATCAGGACACATGGCTCCAAGGGTTCTCCACCAGGCTCGCAAGACTCACTGGACAGCTCCCCGCCACAGCCAGGAGCAGAGTTCTGCCGTGCCCAGTCTCAGAGCCCTTGTGGGCAAGATATAAACTCTGAGGAGCCTGTCTATATAGAAATGTCAGGTAATGTTGCCCGGGAGCAGATGCGGAGCGAAGATGAAGAGCCTGGCGAGGCCGTGTATGAGGAGATGAAGTACCCAGCCGGGGAGGAGATGGACTCTCGTTGCTGGGAGCTATCAGGCTATCGTTCCCAGTGCCCGACACCATGCCCTTCCCTGGACCCTGAACCCTTGAGCCGCTGTACCACACCACGAGGCACGCCCCTCTGTGATATTCCCGCACCCTTCCCAAACCTCCTCACCCATCGGCCACCGTTGCTGGTCTTCCCCCCAACCCCAGCGCAGTGTTCACCAAATTCTGATGAGTCCCCCCTCACCCCCATGGATGTGACTAAGCTGCCCATGCTTGAGAATGGCTCCTACAGCAAATCCCCCACTTCCTCTTCATCTATGGAGGCACCtggttcctcttcctcctcttcttcctctcacATGCGGCGGGCTGAGAGGGAGTTGACAGCCACACCCACAATCACGGTATCAGGCCGCTCTTCTGCGCCACCCCTCCCATGCACCCTGTACAAGACGTCAAACCACGCCTCTGGTCATGGGTACCAGCGCAGCCACTCTGCTTGTCCATCACCTGTCAGCATGGGCCGTTGCCTCACTCCCCTCAGTCTGATGAGGGCTCCACCCTTTGATGGGCCCTTCACTGGAACCGGGTTGCCGCGGAGTGCCTCAGCTACACCCCATGGGAAGGGCTCTCCTCCTCATGACAATACAGTTGGGGGCAGGCTTCATGGCTCCATGCAGAATGTGTCCATGGGCCGTTCAAGGACCCCGACCAGCCCTTTGGATGAGCTCACCAACCTCTTTACCACTGGCAGGAACATGCTGAAGAAGAACTCCAGTGGCAGGAAGTCCAAAGAGCCAGGAGAAA gtgAATCCAAAGGAAGGTGCCACACCTCAGAGTCTAAAAGGGAGGGCAAAGAGCGGGGACACCACAGTAAGGAGTCCAAGCGAGAGGCCAAGGAACGGAGCCACAGCTCTAAAGAACAGAGACGTGACAGCAAAGACCGAGGCTGCAGCAATCCAGAACCCATCCCTCGACGAGACAGCAAAGACCGAGGCTCCAGCAACCCAGAACCCATCCCTCGAAGAGACAGCAAAGACCGAGGCTCCAGCAACCCAGAACCCATCCCTCGACGAGACAGCAAAGATCGAGTCTGCAGCAATCCAGAACCCATCCCTCGACGAGACAGCAAAGATCGAGTCTGCAGCAATCCAGAACCTCTCCCTCGACGAGACAGCAAAGATCGAGTCTGCAGCAATCCAGAACCCATCCCTCGACGAGACAGCAAAGACCGAGGCTCCAGCAATCCAGAACCCATCCCTCGACGAGACAGCAAAGACCGAGGCTCCAGCAATCCAGAACCTCTCGCTCGACGTGACAGCAAAGATCGAGTCTGCAGCAACCCTGAACCTCTCCCTCGACGTGACAGCAAAGATCGAGTCTGCAGCAACCCTGAACCTCTCCCTCGACGTGACAGCAAAGACAGGCCAGCCAGCAACGTGGAGCCCTTACCACGCCGTGACAGCAAAGACAGAGGGACTAACATCAATGAACTCCGGCCACGACGCGACAGTAAAGACAGAGGCTGTAATGGGGCAGATGTATTGACAAGACAGGACAGTAAAGAAATGGTCAGGAATGGAACTGATCCCAGGCGTGATGGCAAAGAAAGAGGCTCTTTGGAAGTCCTGTCCAGACACAGTAACAAGGACCCAACCAAAAATGGTCTAGAAAAGCTGCGTGACAGCAAAGATGGAGGCTGGGGTGACTTTGATTCTAGACGTGACTGTAAAGACAGGAGTGTTCTGAGCACAGACTGTCGAAGGGGAAGCAAAGACAGGAACAGCAACACCACAGATTTATTTCCTCGGCGTGATTTTAAAGAGAGAAGTGGGCATGGCACAGACGCCTTGACTAGACTTGAAGGTAAAGACAGGGACAACCACAGCATTGAAGGCTCCAAGGCAAATGAATGGGATGCAATACCTGTGCAACCATCTGTAGCAACACCCAGTCATATTGGACGGTCCTCTGCCAGCCCAACTACAAACTCTG ATATGAAGACAGTTCCTAGATCCCCCTCTATGCCTGTGCCACCTTCACccaatggcacaccccagaaaCAACATCAAGAACCCCTGCAGAGCCAG CAGATGCTTCCCATGCCCTGGGTGTGTGGAGACAGCACAATGATGGAGATGATTGAACGTAAGCAGCGCCTCTGTCGGGAGATAAGATCTCGACAACGACCAGCCAACCGGAGCCCATGTAAGCAAGAGAGCCTCCCTATTGTGCCCACCTGGAAGAAGAGCAATGGGGCTAAGACATATGGCCCTCCCCCCTACCCCAGTCAAACCACTATATTCTGGGACACTGCTATCTGA